GAAGCCTCGCGGCCCGTGGCCGATTCGCTGGCCGACGGAATCGCCGAGATCCGCCACCGCGGCCCCGCCTCCATGAAAGGCTTTCGCGGCCGATTCTTCTATCTGGCCTTTCTCGAAAAACTGCTCCGCGCGAGGCTCTTGCGGTACGACCTCTTTTGTCTGCGCCGTAGCCGATAACCCACCTCCCTCGCCCGGTGAGGGAGAGGACTGGGGTGAGGGTCAAAAGACCACATGGCTCGACACGGGTGGTACGCCGTCGCCATAACTAACCCGCCCGCCGCCGCGCGCCGATGGGGGCTGGGGGGTCTCGCGCGAAGCGACGGTCATGGCGAAGCGACCGAAAATACTGGACATCCTGGCCCGGATCGACGATCCCGTCGCCGACGAAGCGATGGTCGCCGGCATCCTTTACGTCGACGCCGACTTGCAGACGGAGATTGTGGACCTGCTCCTCTCGCGCGGCCACGACCTTGGTCTTGCGGCCCTGCCCCAGCTCTACGACAAGCTGGAAGAAGACTCGCAGCGGCGGATCGTCGGCCAGACGGCCCAGCTCTTCTCGGCGATGCGCTCCTGCGTCCGCGGTCCAGACGTGCAGACGCGGCTGAACACCTTGCGGATCATTCGCGACAGCAAGAATCTCCGTCTGGCGTACCTCGTCGCCCTGGCGATGCACGACGGCGCCGCCAAGGTCCGCGCCGAAGCGGCGACGACGCTTCTGGCCCTTTCCGAATATCACGACGCGACCTACGCCGAGACGACGGCCGCCCTGCGCGAATCGGCCGACGACGAGGACCTTGCCCAACCCATTGTCGCCACGCTCCAGATGCTCCGCGAAGAGCGGCAGTTCCTGTTCGCCGCGCTCCGCGAAAGCCTGGAAAGCTACGAGAGCCACCATCGACCGGAGGTATTGGCCGCGGCGATGGCTCACGCCGACGAGCTGGAGGATTCGCTCTTCAAGAACAGCACGCTGAAGCGCGGAAAGCTCACGCACGCCATGCTCGAAATCCTCGCCGGCACCCTGGTCGTCAACTCGGCGATCAGGAGCGGCGCGGCGAACTCCCGATACGTCCCCTTTCTCTACGTGGCCCTGCGCTACCCCGAGCTTCGCCGCCGCGTAATGAACCACATCTCGACCAACAGCGACCCCGAATTCTTCGTCGAGTTCATCCGCTGCGGTTGGCTGGCCCGCGACCCCGGCAATCGGCGGCACCTGTCCGCCGTCCGCTTGCTCACTTGGCTGGGGGACGGCTTCGAACCCGCCTTCACCCTGCCGCCGGAAATCGCCGCCAAGCTACCCGGCTGGCTCCTGGCATTTGGCCTGCCCTCCGACCAGAAGGTCGCCATCCTGCTGAACCTCCTGCTGATTGACAATCTGGAAGCCAACCGCGCCGCCCTCTGGGCCTTGACGCAGATCCAGACGCCCAGCGCCTCCCTCGCGCTGCAGGGCGCGGCGGACCACGAGGCCGAATCGGTCCGCCGCATGGCCCAGTTCGAAATCGCCCACCGCCGGCGCATGGAAGAGCGTCATGTCCACCATGCCCGGAAAGACCGCCCCGCCGAGTGGGCCCAGCTATTGGAACGCGCGGGGATCAGCGAGGAGTTCGACGACTTGTGGCGAAACTTCGAGGGATTGCAGCCCGCCCAGGCGCAGCTCGCCGGCCAATTCGCGCCCGAATATGTCGAAGGGCTGAACCTGCACGTCCAGAACAAAATGCTCGACGCGCAGCCCGCCGAACGACTTCGCGCAGTTCGCTTCGTTACGACGCTGCGAATCGTCGACCGGTTTCGAAAAGACTTGTTCAGCCTCGCCAACGATCCGATGGCAGAAGTCCGCGCGACTGTGATGAAGGCCCTGGCGGGGATCGGCGAGGCCACCAGCCGGCGGATCCTGGAGCGCGGTCTCGGCGATGATTCCCCCGCCGTGCAGGCCGCCGCGATCGAGGCGCTCGACGCGCTAGGGGCCCTGAGGAGGAACCCCGATCGGCTGCTGCCCAAAACGGAAAGCGAGGATGCGGCGGTCCGGGCCGCGGCCATCCGGGCGCTGCTCAAGATGCACGTTCCCAAGTCCGCGGTCGCGTTGGTGATGATGCTGCAGGACCCCCGCGTCGAACATCGATGCACGGCGCTTTGGATCATCGACCAGATGCGGCTCTCCGCCATCGCCCCGCGCGTGCAGACCCTGGCCGAGAACGATCAGGACCCGCGCATCGCCCGAACGGCGCAACAGGTCCTGCGACGGCTGGTGCAGCGGCCGTCGCCCGCCCCTGCGGCGCGCCCGGTGGAGGTGCCGGCATGATCCCTTGCCTGACATTGCTGGCCCAGGTGCAAAGATCCGAAAAGCTCGAGGAGATTGCCCAGGGTTTCCAATACGATAACCGGCGAACGCTGGAACTTCCCGGTGTGCAGTGGTTTCTCGTGGCCTTTGGACTGCTGTTCGTCCTCATGCTGCTCATCGCCTGGCGAACCCACCGAAATGCCGGTCAATCGCCGCATGTCAGCCCGGCCCGCTTCTTCGCAAAAGCGCTGCGCGAGATAGGGCTCAGTTTTGTCGATCGGGCCCTCCTTCGCTGGATTGCCCGCCGCAGAGCCCTGGACCAGCCGATCGTCCTCTTGTTTTCGCCCGCGCTTCTGGATCAACAGGCCTCGTCTTGCATCGATCGCCTGTCGGCGGCGCCATTGCGCCGGTACGCCCGCCAACGCTTAGACGTCGTCATGGGCCAGGTATTCGTCGAACAATAGCCGATTCTTCTCTCGTCTTCTGCCCCGACCGAGATACAATCCGCCTCCTGATCGGGACCGACAGCCGGTCCGGTGGGAGTCGGGATCATGCTGGGCGATTTGCTGCTGCCGGAGATTGAGGAGCTGATCGATACGCGGAATTTCACCGCGCTGCGCGAGGCCCTCGCCGACCTGCCCGCCGCCGACATCGCCGACATCTTCGCCGACCTGCCGCCCGAACGCGTCGCCATCATTTTCCGAATCCTACCAAGGGAAAAGGCGACGGCTGTCTTCGAATATCTGCCGCTGGAGGCGCAGGAGTCCGCCCTGCGCGCTTTGGGCCAGGAGCAGGTCGCCGCCGTGCTGAACGAAATGGCGCCGGACGACCGTACCACGCTGCTCGAGGAAATCCCCGGTGAGGCCGCCCAACGGCTCATCAGCCTCCTCTCGCCCGACGAGCGGCGCATTGCCGTGCGGCTCCTCGGCTATCCCGAAGAATCGATCGGCCGCCGCATGACGCCGGACTACGTCGCCATCCGCAAGGATTGGTCGATCTCCCACGTCTTCTCACACATCCGCCAGGTCGGCAAGGACAAGGAGACGCTCAACGTCGTCTTCGTGACCGACGAACGCGGCCATCTGATCGACGACATCCGCCTGCGCGATGTCGTCCTCGCCGACCCCAACGGGACGGTCGCGGACATTATGGACGGTCACTACGCCTTCCTTCACGCGAACGACGACCAGGAAGAGGCGGTCCGGGCATTCAAGAAATACGATCGCAGTGCGCTTCCGGTGGTGGATTCGACGAATACGCTGGTGGGAATCGTGACGATCGACGACGTGCTGGACGTGGCGGAGCGCGAAGAGACGGAAGACGTGCAGAAGATGGCGGCGGTCGCGGTGCTGGCAGAGCCCTATTTGGGCGTCACCTCGTTGACCATGGTACGCAAGCGCGCGCCGTGGCTGCTGCTCCTGTTCGCGGGAGAATTACTGACCATCTCCGCGATGCATCGTTTCGAGGAGACGCTTCAGGCCGTTGTGCTCCTGGCGATGTTCATTCCCCTCATCATCAGCAGCGGCGGAAACTCCGGCTCTCAGGCCGCGTCACTGGTCATTCGCGCCCTGGCCGTCGGCGAATTAACTATCGCCGACTGGTGGCACGTCATGCGCCGCGAGCTGCTGTCCGGCCTCATGTTCGGCTCGCTGCTCGGTCTGGCGGCCTTCATTACCGCGTTCGGCTTCGGACTGTTTCGCGCCTCGCAGGGCGATCCCAACCCCTACAACCTGCTTCTGGCGTTCGCCGTGGGGACCTCGCTCGTCGGCGTCGTGCTCTTTGGGACCCTCGTGGGGTCCATGCTCCCGCTTCTGCTTAAGCGGGCCGGCCTCGACCCCGCCGTCTCGTCCACGCCCTTCGTCGCTACGCTGGTGGATGTCACCGGCCTGGTCATCTACTTTGTAACGGCGAAGATCATTCTGCACGGGACGCTGCTTTAGACACTCTGTATCCGTTTTCCGGGAGCCGGCGAAACCGGCTCCCGAAAAACAGTAAACCAACTGGTTGACAATCTCCGCAGCCGGTGTTATATTAAACCATATGGTTTTAGATCGATCCCCCGCCCTTGACCGCGTTTTTCACGCCCTGGCCCATCCGACAAGGCGAGCGATTCTCCGCCGCCTCAGCGACCGGGAGCAGACCCTGAGCGAACTGGCCGCCCCCTTCCGGATGTCCTTTCCCGCGGCCTCGAAGCACGTCCGCGTGCTGGAGCGGGCCCGGCTGGTGCGCCGGCGCGTCGTCGGTCGTACGCACCTTTGTCGGATCGCGCCGCGCCCTCTCGCCCAGGCCGACGAGTGGCTGGAGGGCTATCGCCGCATCTGGGAGGAGCGATATCAGCGACTGGATGACTTGTTGGAAGAGATGAAAAATGAGGAATCGGCGAGTCGCAGGTCAACCAAACCCCACGAAGGAGACCGTCCATGACCAAGGCACAACCCATGCAAGTGACGACCCCCAACGACTTGGAGATCGAGATGACCCGCGATTTCTCCGCGCCGCGGCATCTGCTCTTTCGGGCCTACACCGACCCGACGCTGATCCCGAAATGGTGGGGGCTCAGGAATCACACGACGACCGTCGACAAGATGGATGTCAGGCCGGGCGGCGGCTGGCGATACGTATGCCGCGATCAAGACGGCAATGTATTCGCATTCCGGGGCGAATATCGGGAGGTCGTTCCGCCCAGCAAACTGGTCTATACATTTGAATTCGAGCCGATGGCCGGACACGTCATGACGGAGACGATCCTCTTTGAAGAGAAGGGCCGCACAACACGCGTGACGACTCGCTCCGCCTTCACGTCGAAGGAAGATCGGGATGGGATGATCGCTTCCGGTATGGAGCAGGGAGCGACCGAGTCCTGCGAACGGCTGGACGAGCTACTGGCAACGTTGTCGTGAAACAAGAACAGGCGTTCTAACCAATAGAGGGATTGCCGATGAATCGTGGGAAATTGAAAATCACGACGCCCGGCGACCGCGAGGTCGTCATGACCCGCGCCTTCAACGCCCCGCGCCATCTGGTCTGGCAGGCGCTGACCAAACCCGATTTAGTCAAACGTTGGCTGCTCGGGCCGCCTGGCTGGTCGATGCCGGTCTGCGAGATCGATCTGAAAGTGGGTGGCGCCTACCGTTACGTTTGGCGCCAGGATTCCAATGGGCTCCTGATGGGGATGCGCGGCGTCTATCGCGAGGTCGTGGCGCCCGAACGCCTCGTCGCCACCGAAGTGTTCGACGAATCGTGGTACCCAGGCGAGGCCCTGGATACGACGGTCCTCGTTGAACAAGGCGGCACGACGACGGTCACGCTCACGGTCCTCTACGACTCGCGGGAAGCCCGTGACACCGTACTCAAGACCCCGATGACGGAAGGCGTGGCCGGAGGCTACGACCGGCTGGAGGAGTTGCTGGCCTCGGGAACGGTCCGATGAGATGAACAAACGCCCGCACTCGCTCACGATCATCGGCTGGGTTTTTGTCGGCGTCGGGGCCATCGGTCTGGTTCGCGGCGCGTGGTCGCTGACGGGCATTGCCCAACCGTGGTCGGGAATGGATGCCAAAACGGAGCCGCTCCGAGACGCGGTCTATGTCATAGGCAGCGGGCTCATGGCGGGCGTCGGCGGCGAGTTCGCGCTTCGTGGACGCAACTGGGCACGCTGGCTGCTCGTCGCCTGGATGGGCTTCCATATTGTTCTGAGCCTGTTCCATTCGGCGACGGAGTTGGCAGTGCACGGCGCGTTGTTCGCGGTGATAATGTGGTTTCTGTTCCGGCCACGGGAGACGGCGTATTTTCGGGGTGCTCGGCCGGAAAGAGGGTCGTCTTGCGTGTTCGAGGAATGAGTACGGGGCTTAGCCCATGAGGTTCGACATGGAAATCGAAGTCATAGCCACTCCCAACGCTCCCAAGTCGGTAGGCCCCTACTCCCAGGCCACACGCGCCGGCGGATTTATTTTCTGCGCGGGCCAAGGCGGATTCGACCCAAAGAGTGGACGTCTCGTCGATGGCGGGATCCGTGAACAAACAAGACAGGTCCTCCGCAACATCGGCGCCATCCTCGACGCAGGCGGAAGTAGTCTCCGTCGCGTCGTGAAAGTCACTGTCTTTCTGCACGACTGGAAGTATTTTGGGGCGATGAACGAAGTCTTTGCCGAATTCTTCCCTGAAAAACCGCCGGCGCGATCAACGGTACAGGGCGAGCGCTGGCCGGAAGGATCGCTGGTAGCCATTGAGGCGATCGCCTTGGCCTGACGGAGTTGATCGGATTGAGACGTTTTGAACTACAACCTCACCTCGTCGGTGAACTTTTGGAACTTCGACCGCTTCGACCGGAGGACTGGGCGGCGCTGTTCGCCGTCGCGGCGGACCCGTTGATTTGGGAACAGCATCCCGCCCGCGACCGGTACAAGGAGAACGTATTTCGCGAGTTTTTTCAGGAGGCGATTGACTCGGGCGGGGCGTTCGTCGTCATCGACCGCAAGACGCAGGAAATCATCGGCTCGTCGCGGTACTTTGGATACGACGCCGAAAAGAGCGAAATCGAGATCGGCTGGACCTTCCTCGCCCGCGCCTATTGGGGAGGGGAATACAACGGCGAGATGAAGCGACTCATGCTCGATCACGCCTTCAAGTTCGTAGATCGCGTCATCTTTATCATCGGGCCGGAAAATCGACGCTCTCGGCGGGCCGTCGAGAAAATCGGCGCGGTGTTTGCGGGCCGGCGGGAGAGAAAAGATGCACAGGGGAAAACCGCTGAAATCGTGGTCTATGAAATCACCCAGGCGGCCTACACCGCGCGGGCATGACGAGTTTACAATGAGGAGACGATGATACCGTCGGCGGCGACCGCGCCGCCCGCCTCTCATCGCATTCGCACCATGGAAATTCGCGCACTACGCCCCGAGGAACACGACGCATGGCTCAGCCTCCGCGAGGAACTCTGGCCGGATCTCTCGCGAGATGATTTGAGATGGGAGCTGTTCGACGTACTTGCCGACCGCACGCGGAACCATACGCTGGTCGCGGTGGACGGGAAAGGGGGATTGGTCGGCTTCGTCGAAGTATCGATGCGCGAATGGGCAGAAGGATGTACAACGCACCCCGTGGGATACATCGAGGCCTGGTATGTTCGTAGCGCGTGTCATCGGCAGGGCATCGGCCGGCGGCTGGTGGAAGCGGCCGAGGATTGGGCCCGGTCGCGCGGATGCTTGGAGATGGGTTCCGACGCGGACTTGAGCAATGAGATCAGCCATCGCGCGCATGGTGCACTGGGATATTCCGAGGTCGGCCGGGCGGTTCTGTTCAGCAAGAAACTCGCGCCCTAGGTATTGGAACGCGCCCCATATTGGTGGGAACTTGGGTAATGGCCGGAAAGACAAAAACCAAGGCCACGTCACACGATGAGTATCTCGCCGTCCTACCCGCCACCCAGCGGACCGCGCTGGTGAAACTCCGCAAGGCCATTCGCTCGGCGGCGCCAAAGGCCGAAGAATGCATCAGCTATCAGCTCGCCGCGTTTCGGCATGACGGGAAGATGCTCGTGGCATACGGCGCGACGCCGAAGCACTGCGCCTTCTATCTCATGAGCAATAAGACGGTGGCGGCGCACAAGAAGGGACTCAAGGACTACGAAACGAGCGCGGGCACCATTCGCTTCCCGGCGAGTAAGCCTCTATCGGCAGCTCTTGTGCAGAAACTAGTCAAGGCCCGGATCGCGGAGAATGCGGAGAGCAAGAGACTGAAGTAGCGGAGCTCTTCAGTCACAATCCAGAGTAGCGTCGAAATGTGGGTAAATCGTTGAATCGTTAAAGGTGATTCCGCGTTCAGCCGCCGATCCATCGGCAATGCACCACGGACATATTCTCAGGTCGTCCGTCGCCGGTGATTCGCTGTATTGAGGTCCCGTGTATATCAATCCCCGTGGACGCTTGCAGATGTCGCAAGCGACCGCGGATCGTTCAAAAATGCGCTCCGGGACTGAATCGGGAAACAGCGAAAAAGCTGGAAGCACTTCCATTAGTTCATTGTACACTGATTCATTCGCGCGCCGACTTGGCCTAAAGACGAAGGTGGAGGACACGCATGCGCCGTAAGAAAAAACCATCTCGCGATAATCAAACTCTAAAAAAAGAACCGCGACGGTCGCCAAGAGTCGAGGCCGGGGCCGTCCTCGCCTCCCTCAAGCGCCTGGCTTCCAAGAAAACCCGCGAGGAGATGGGGCCGCGGTATGGCGTCCACACCGATAGGGCCTTCGGCGTGCCGGTCGGGAAGATTCAGCAACTGGGCAAGCGCCTCGGGCGCAGTCATGAACTCGCCGCCGAGCTATGGAAGTCCGGCTGGTACGAGGCGCGGATGCTGGCCGCGTTCGTCGACGAGCCGCTGCGCGTCACGCCGGCGCAGATGGACCGCTGGTGCCGGGATTTCGACAACTGGGGCATCTGCGACACGGTCTGTTTCAAACTGTTCGACCAGGTGCCGGCGGCGATCGCCTTCCGCAAGGTCGGGCAATGGTCCCGCGAGAAGGGCGAGTTCCAGAAGCGCGCGGCCTTTGCACTGTTGGCGTGCGTCGCCCTGCACGACAAGACGACCGGCGACGCGCCGTTTGTAAGATCATTGTCCCTGATTGAGCGTGCTGCCACGGACGAGCGCAACTTCGTCAAAAAGGCCGTTAGTTGGGCGCTGCGCTCGATCGGCCAGCGCAGCTCGAAGCTCCATACACTGGCAATGGCGACCTCTAAACGCCTCGCCGCATCGTCCACCGCCGCCGCGCGATGGGTCGGTAAAGATGCCCTGCGCGACCTCAGCCGTCCCGCAGCAGAGCGTCGGATTCAGTCGCGAGACCGGTAAACCTTCCGGGACTTACGGCTCCTCTGCCCCGACGACAAACAACTGCTGCGCCTCCTGAACACCCTTGACTTCCACCGTCCGCCAGGGCCGCACCGAGTATCCGTCGCCGATTCGATCACGGACCTCCTGACTGATGAGGATCTCTCCGTGGCTGGTGAGCTTTTCAATCCGCGCCGCCAAATTGACCGTGTGGCCGATGACGCTGTAGTTCGAACGTCGACGCGTGCCGATGTGGCCCGCCGCGGCGGGTCCGGAATGGATACCCACGCCGCACGAGAGCGCCGCCTCGCCGCGAGCGGCGCGAGCTCGGTTCAAGTCCGCCAGCCGCCGTTTGATGGCAATCGCCGTACGAACCGCGCGGTCCGCATGATCCGCCTGGGCCAATGGAACTGAATACACGGCCATCAGTGCGTCGCCAACGAACTTGTCGAGGAAGCCGTCGTTTTCGAAAACGGCGGGCGCAATATGCGTGAAGTATTCGTTGAGCATCGCCGCCACATCCTCCGGCGGCCGCTCTTCGGCGACGGATGTGTAACTCCGCAGGTCGCAGAACAGTACCGAGACCTCCCGCACGTGCGTTTGCATGATCGTCTGGGGATCGGCACGCAAGGCCTCAAGAACATTCTCCGACACTGATTGCCCAAAGAGCGCTTCGATTCGCCGGTTCCGTTCCATCAATCGCCGTGTTCGCGCATTCTGGATCAGCCATTGCGCGACCAGGCCCGTTCCAAGCGACAACCCCATGGCCGCCAGTGGACCGGCCAGCGGCAGCAGGACGCCGCGGTGGAACATCGCAAAACACACGAGCGTCCAGCCGAGGAGAAACAAGCTCACGCCGCCGATCACAATTGCAGCGAGGTAATAGCCTCCGCGCCGACCGGTAAACCACCGCTGCTGATTCCACGCGACCAGTCCGGCCAGCAAAGCCAGCACAGCGGCCAGACCCTGTGCGGGAAGTTCACTGGCCCAGTATTCGTCGAAGATCCGGCCGCTCAGAATCTGGGCGATGACATTGGCGTGGTAATAGACGCCGGGGTCCACGCCCGCCAGCGGCATGGCGAACTGGTCGGCGATCATGCGAGACTCGCCCACGAGAATGATCGCGTCCTTCACCATAAGAGGATCGAACTGGTTGGTCGCCGCCTGCTCGAACGTGAGCGTCGTCCAGCCCTGTCCCTGCGCGGCGGTAAAATCGACCAAAGCGCGCGGCGCGAGCGTCCGACCGGCCACGTGCGCCCGCCCTCCCTCGAACATCCGCGCCACTTCCACTTGATCGCTTTTCACCAGGTACATGGCGGCCATCAACGGAAAATGCGGCAGCCGTTCGATGCCGCCGCCCGCCGCGGGGACATCGAGGTACAGGCGGGACGGCAGTCGCCGCAATACGCCATCGGAATCCGATTCGACCGAGATGTCCCCTTCCGCCGGAGCAGACGCGAGAAATATCGGGTGGGCCCGCTTGGTACGTCCGCCGGAATAGGCCGCGGCGAGGATGACGTCGGCGCCCGCGATGGCCTCCGCCAGCCGAGCGTCGGCCGCATCGTCGGTCCGATCGGAGAGGTACAGGTCCAGGGCAATGACGGCGGCACCGGCCTGCGATAGATGGTCGATGGCCGAGGCCAGGGGCTCGCGGAGATTGAGCAGGCGATCGCCGCGTTTGAGATTCTCGCGGCTGGCCTCGTCAATCTCCACGATCACTACATTCGGCGGCGGACGGCGCGGGCCGACCGCCGAGAAACGCCAATCGATGCTGGCCTGCTCGATTCGCCGAACCCAATCTTGAGTGGTCAGCGCCGCCCCGGCCAGCGCCAAAATCAGTGGGAGGAACAAGCCCAGCATCCATGTCTGCCGACGCGTAAGCACCGGCCGGTCACGCAGGTAATCCGTCGCGCTGTTGAAAGGGTCCGTCATTACCGAGCCGACGAGGCGAGTGATGGTTCGTCAGCGTCCCGGGGCAGCCGACCTTGTATCCCCGCCGCCGCCGAATCGACGACCACGATGACCTTTCCACTGCGCAGCAAGCTGGCGCCTTCGGGGCTTTGGCGAATTTTCTCCGCGTCCTCTTTGGTGAGGACAATCTGCGATGGTGCCTGGCCTGCGACCGGGTGAGCTGCCTTGACCACGACCCGCCGGCGGCCGGGCCGCGAGGTCGGTTGCGACGCAGGGCTCGTCGTCGGTTGAGACGATGCCGGGCCCTCCCAGTTCAGCATTGAAAACACCCACTCATTCGCAGAAAGCGCGTGCATTCCGCGGATGGATCCCAATTGCGGGACCACCGGCACATTCGCAGTCCGTCGTGCCGGTCGCTCCAGGCTCGCACGCAGCGTCTCAAAGGTCATGTCCGTCTCAACGTAGCGCACCGGCGGTTCGGACCTCGCCTGCGGGTCGGTTCGCGTCGCGACGTCGTACAGCACCGCGCCATCTTCCGATCGAACGACGGGAAAGAGGCACAGGTCTGTCTTGCGTCCCCGGGCATCTATGATTAATACAGATTCCGTCACATCGGCTGGGACGTTGGCCAGTGGCAGCCGCCGTCCCCCCTGCTGCAATGCCGCGCGCCTTTGGCCTTCGGAGAATACGGTGCAAATGCCACTGAGCCCCCAGAGCGGCACGCGCAATTTGACGTGGCACTCGACCGGGTTCTTGGTCTTGTCCCAGGTCGTCTCGTCCACACGCTGGCCTTTGACCACCCCGTCAAGCGTGATTCGTCCGGAGCGCACATTGCCAACGCGCCCGTGAGCGTCGATTTGAATGCCATTGGCGACGGCCAGCGCGTTTCGCGCGGCAACCAGTGACGCCGCGCGCTGGGCCCCGAGACGATCGGCCGGCCGGTTGCCGCGCAGCTTACCCACGCCCTCGACGATGATTTCTCCCGAGGTCCAGTCGATCCCGCCGCCTTTTTGGTTCACCACGTGGGGTCGGAATCCCGCGGCG
This is a stretch of genomic DNA from Phycisphaerae bacterium. It encodes these proteins:
- a CDS encoding HEAT repeat domain-containing protein; the encoded protein is MAKRPKILDILARIDDPVADEAMVAGILYVDADLQTEIVDLLLSRGHDLGLAALPQLYDKLEEDSQRRIVGQTAQLFSAMRSCVRGPDVQTRLNTLRIIRDSKNLRLAYLVALAMHDGAAKVRAEAATTLLALSEYHDATYAETTAALRESADDEDLAQPIVATLQMLREERQFLFAALRESLESYESHHRPEVLAAAMAHADELEDSLFKNSTLKRGKLTHAMLEILAGTLVVNSAIRSGAANSRYVPFLYVALRYPELRRRVMNHISTNSDPEFFVEFIRCGWLARDPGNRRHLSAVRLLTWLGDGFEPAFTLPPEIAAKLPGWLLAFGLPSDQKVAILLNLLLIDNLEANRAALWALTQIQTPSASLALQGAADHEAESVRRMAQFEIAHRRRMEERHVHHARKDRPAEWAQLLERAGISEEFDDLWRNFEGLQPAQAQLAGQFAPEYVEGLNLHVQNKMLDAQPAERLRAVRFVTTLRIVDRFRKDLFSLANDPMAEVRATVMKALAGIGEATSRRILERGLGDDSPAVQAAAIEALDALGALRRNPDRLLPKTESEDAAVRAAAIRALLKMHVPKSAVALVMMLQDPRVEHRCTALWIIDQMRLSAIAPRVQTLAENDQDPRIARTAQQVLRRLVQRPSPAPAARPVEVPA
- the mgtE gene encoding magnesium transporter, whose amino-acid sequence is MLGDLLLPEIEELIDTRNFTALREALADLPAADIADIFADLPPERVAIIFRILPREKATAVFEYLPLEAQESALRALGQEQVAAVLNEMAPDDRTTLLEEIPGEAAQRLISLLSPDERRIAVRLLGYPEESIGRRMTPDYVAIRKDWSISHVFSHIRQVGKDKETLNVVFVTDERGHLIDDIRLRDVVLADPNGTVADIMDGHYAFLHANDDQEEAVRAFKKYDRSALPVVDSTNTLVGIVTIDDVLDVAEREETEDVQKMAAVAVLAEPYLGVTSLTMVRKRAPWLLLLFAGELLTISAMHRFEETLQAVVLLAMFIPLIISSGGNSGSQAASLVIRALAVGELTIADWWHVMRRELLSGLMFGSLLGLAAFITAFGFGLFRASQGDPNPYNLLLAFAVGTSLVGVVLFGTLVGSMLPLLLKRAGLDPAVSSTPFVATLVDVTGLVIYFVTAKIILHGTLL
- a CDS encoding metalloregulator ArsR/SmtB family transcription factor, with amino-acid sequence MVLDRSPALDRVFHALAHPTRRAILRRLSDREQTLSELAAPFRMSFPAASKHVRVLERARLVRRRVVGRTHLCRIAPRPLAQADEWLEGYRRIWEERYQRLDDLLEEMKNEESASRRSTKPHEGDRP
- a CDS encoding SRPBCC family protein, whose product is MTKAQPMQVTTPNDLEIEMTRDFSAPRHLLFRAYTDPTLIPKWWGLRNHTTTVDKMDVRPGGGWRYVCRDQDGNVFAFRGEYREVVPPSKLVYTFEFEPMAGHVMTETILFEEKGRTTRVTTRSAFTSKEDRDGMIASGMEQGATESCERLDELLATLS
- a CDS encoding SRPBCC family protein encodes the protein MNRGKLKITTPGDREVVMTRAFNAPRHLVWQALTKPDLVKRWLLGPPGWSMPVCEIDLKVGGAYRYVWRQDSNGLLMGMRGVYREVVAPERLVATEVFDESWYPGEALDTTVLVEQGGTTTVTLTVLYDSREARDTVLKTPMTEGVAGGYDRLEELLASGTVR
- a CDS encoding Rid family detoxifying hydrolase yields the protein MEIEVIATPNAPKSVGPYSQATRAGGFIFCAGQGGFDPKSGRLVDGGIREQTRQVLRNIGAILDAGGSSLRRVVKVTVFLHDWKYFGAMNEVFAEFFPEKPPARSTVQGERWPEGSLVAIEAIALA
- a CDS encoding GNAT family N-acetyltransferase translates to MIGLRRFELQPHLVGELLELRPLRPEDWAALFAVAADPLIWEQHPARDRYKENVFREFFQEAIDSGGAFVVIDRKTQEIIGSSRYFGYDAEKSEIEIGWTFLARAYWGGEYNGEMKRLMLDHAFKFVDRVIFIIGPENRRSRRAVEKIGAVFAGRRERKDAQGKTAEIVVYEITQAAYTARA
- a CDS encoding GNAT family N-acetyltransferase encodes the protein MIPSAATAPPASHRIRTMEIRALRPEEHDAWLSLREELWPDLSRDDLRWELFDVLADRTRNHTLVAVDGKGGLVGFVEVSMREWAEGCTTHPVGYIEAWYVRSACHRQGIGRRLVEAAEDWARSRGCLEMGSDADLSNEISHRAHGALGYSEVGRAVLFSKKLAP
- a CDS encoding DUF1801 domain-containing protein, with amino-acid sequence MAGKTKTKATSHDEYLAVLPATQRTALVKLRKAIRSAAPKAEECISYQLAAFRHDGKMLVAYGATPKHCAFYLMSNKTVAAHKKGLKDYETSAGTIRFPASKPLSAALVQKLVKARIAENAESKRLK
- a CDS encoding CbrC family protein, whose translation is MVFSYGACVSSTFVFRPSRRANESVYNELMEVLPAFSLFPDSVPERIFERSAVACDICKRPRGLIYTGPQYSESPATDDLRICPWCIADGSAAERGITFNDSTIYPHFDATLDCD
- a CDS encoding DNA alkylation repair protein → MRRKKKPSRDNQTLKKEPRRSPRVEAGAVLASLKRLASKKTREEMGPRYGVHTDRAFGVPVGKIQQLGKRLGRSHELAAELWKSGWYEARMLAAFVDEPLRVTPAQMDRWCRDFDNWGICDTVCFKLFDQVPAAIAFRKVGQWSREKGEFQKRAAFALLACVALHDKTTGDAPFVRSLSLIERAATDERNFVKKAVSWALRSIGQRSSKLHTLAMATSKRLAASSTAAARWVGKDALRDLSRPAAERRIQSRDR
- a CDS encoding adenylate/guanylate cyclase domain-containing protein, with the translated sequence MTDPFNSATDYLRDRPVLTRRQTWMLGLFLPLILALAGAALTTQDWVRRIEQASIDWRFSAVGPRRPPPNVVIVEIDEASRENLKRGDRLLNLREPLASAIDHLSQAGAAVIALDLYLSDRTDDAADARLAEAIAGADVILAAAYSGGRTKRAHPIFLASAPAEGDISVESDSDGVLRRLPSRLYLDVPAAGGGIERLPHFPLMAAMYLVKSDQVEVARMFEGGRAHVAGRTLAPRALVDFTAAQGQGWTTLTFEQAATNQFDPLMVKDAIILVGESRMIADQFAMPLAGVDPGVYYHANVIAQILSGRIFDEYWASELPAQGLAAVLALLAGLVAWNQQRWFTGRRGGYYLAAIVIGGVSLFLLGWTLVCFAMFHRGVLLPLAGPLAAMGLSLGTGLVAQWLIQNARTRRLMERNRRIEALFGQSVSENVLEALRADPQTIMQTHVREVSVLFCDLRSYTSVAEERPPEDVAAMLNEYFTHIAPAVFENDGFLDKFVGDALMAVYSVPLAQADHADRAVRTAIAIKRRLADLNRARAARGEAALSCGVGIHSGPAAAGHIGTRRRSNYSVIGHTVNLAARIEKLTSHGEILISQEVRDRIGDGYSVRPWRTVEVKGVQEAQQLFVVGAEEP